In one Lolium rigidum isolate FL_2022 chromosome 3, APGP_CSIRO_Lrig_0.1, whole genome shotgun sequence genomic region, the following are encoded:
- the LOC124702862 gene encoding L-type lectin-domain containing receptor kinase SIT2-like isoform X1: MKFTLVHLLFICLNLVVYTTGDDQFVYSGFSGANLTFDGAATVTPGGLLQLTNGTDQQKGHAFYPTPLNFTRSRGGEVQSFSASFVFAILSIYTDLSAHGMALVVASSKNFSSALPGQLLGLTDIQNNGNDSNHFFAVELDTIQNKEYNDLNANHAGANVNGLISLQSYYAGYFDDKDGNFRNLSLISRQAMQVWVDYDHKVAQIAVTMAPIKVGRPVKPLFTATYNLTSVVTDDAYVGFSSATGTFDVRHYVLGWSFAMNGPAPAIDISKLPNLPRVGPKPRSKVLEIVLPIASGVFVLILGTIVVLVLQRRFRYAELREDWEVEFGPRRFAYKDLYRATGGFNNTHLLGIGGFGRVYKGVLPASEVEIAVKKVSHDSKQGIKEFIAEVVSIGRLQHRNLAPLLGYCRRKSELFLVYEYMSNGSVDKYLHGREGKPNLNWARRWHIIKGIASCLVYLHEEWEKVVIHRDIKASNVLLDSDMNGRLGDFGLARLYDHDTDPQTTHVVGTIGYLAPELGHTSKATPLTDVFAFGVFILEVTCGQRPVNNASLQESQVLLVERVLEQWSKESLLDTVDKRLEGNYDAAEACVALKLGLLCSHPFANARPSMREVMQYLEGDMPLPEMTPTDLSFQMMAIMQNGGFDQFIMAYPSSSASIESTSLISVGR, from the coding sequence ATGAAGTTCACCCTTGTCCACCTTCTCTTCATTTGCCTTAATCTAGTAGTCTACACCACCGGCGACGACCAATTCGTCTACTCCGGTTTCTCTGGCGCAAACCTCACCTTCGACGGCGCAGCCACGGTCACTCCAggcggcctcctccagctcaCCAACGGCACAGACCAGCAGAAAGGCCATGCTTTCTACCCGACTCCGCTGAACTTCACCAGGTCTCGTGGCGGAGAGGTGCAGTCCTTCTCGGCCTCCTTCGTGTTCGCCATCTTGTCCATCTACACCGACCTGAGCGCCCACGGCATGGCCTTGGTCGTGGCGTCGAGCAAGAACTTCTCCTCCGCTCTGCCTGGCCAGCTCCTTGGCCTCACGGACATCCAAAACAACGGCAACGACAGCAACCACTTCTTCGCCGTGGAGCTGGACACGATCCAAAACAAGGAGTACAACGACCTCAACGCCAACCATGCCGGCGCTAACGTCAACGGTCTCATATCGCTGCAGTCCTACTACGCCGGTTACTTCGATGACAAGGATGGTAACTTCCGCAACCTGAGTCTGATTAGCCGCCAGGCCATGCAAGTGTGGGTGGATTATGACCACAAGGTTGCGCAGATCGCTGTGACCATGGCTCCCATCAAGGTCGGCAGACCTGTAAAGCCATTGTTCACAGCCACCTACAACCTCACATCTGTGGTCACAGACGACGCATACGTCGGTTTCTCCTCTGCGACCGGCACATTCGACGTGCGACACTATGTACTTGGTTGGAGCTTTGCCATGAAcggccctgctccggccatcgaCATCTCCAAGCTACCAAATCTTCCGCGTGTAGGACCGAAGCCACGATCCAAGGTATTGGAAATAGTTTTGCCAATAGCAAGTGGAGTGTTCGTCCTCATCCTGGGCACCATTGTTGTCCTCGTACTACAGAGGCGTTTTAGGTACGCCGAGCTGCGGGAAGATTGGGAGGTTGAATTCGGGCCACGGCGATTCGCATACAAGGATTTGTACCGTGCAACCGGAGGTTTTAACAACACGCACCTGTTAGGAATTGGAGGATTCGGCAGGGTATACAAGGGTGTCCTTCCAGCGTCTGAGGTGGAGATTGCTGTGAAGAAGGTGTCACACGACTCAAAGCAGGGCATCAAGGAATTCATTGCAGAGGTGGTTAGCATAGGACGTCTCCAACACCGCAATCTTGCACCATTACTTGGTTACTGCCGACGAAAAAGTGAGTTGTTTCTGGTCTACGAGTACATGTCAAATGGAAGTGTTGACAAGTACCTGCACGGCAGAGAAGGCAAACCAAATCTGAATTGGGCTCGTAGGTGGCATATCATCAAAGGCATTGCATCATGCTTGGTCTACCTTCATGAAGAGTGGGAAAAAGTTGTAATCCATCGGGACATCAAAGCCAGCAATGTCCTCCTGGATAGCGACATGAACGGAAGGCTTGGTGACTTTGGCCTTGCAAGATTGTACGACCACGACACTGATCCGCAGACCACACATGTAGTTGGAACGATAGGATACCTAGCTCCAGAGCTAGGACACACTAGCAAAGCGACCCCTCTTACTGACGTATTTGCTTTTGGAGTATTCATTCTTGAAGTTACTTGTGGGCAGAGGCCTGTCAACAATGCGAGCTTACAGGAGAGCCAAGTGCTGCTGGTCGAACGGGTGCTCGAGCAATGGAGCAAGGAATCGCTCCTCGATACCGTGGATAAGCGGCTTGAGGGCAACTACGACGCTGCCGAGGCATGTGTGGCTCTCAAGCTAGGCCTGctatgctctcacccattcgcgaATGCAAGACCATCTATGCGGGAAGTGATGCAGTACCTTGAGGGGGACATGCCGCTGCCGGAGATGACACCGACGGATTTAAGTTTTCAGATGATGGCCATAATGCAGAATGGAGGATTTGACCAATTCATCATGGCATATCCTTCATCGTCAGCGAGTATTGAAAGCACGTCTCTAATTTCAGTTGGAAGGTGA
- the LOC124702862 gene encoding L-type lectin-domain containing receptor kinase SIT2-like isoform X2, which yields MKFTLVHLLFICLNLVVYTTGDDQFVYSGFSGANLTFDGAATVTPGGLLQLTNGTDQQKGHAFYPTPLNFTRSRGGEVQSFSASFVFAILSIYTDLSAHGMALVVASSKNFSSALPGQLLGLTDIQNNGNDSNHFFAVELDTIQNKEYNDLNANHAGANVNGLISLQSYYAGYFDDKDGNFRNLSLISRQAMQVWVDYDHKVAQIAVTMAPIKVGRPVKPLFTATYNLTSVVTDDAYVGFSSATGTFDVRHYVLGWSFAMNGPAPAIDISKLPNLPRVGPKPRSKRRFRYAELREDWEVEFGPRRFAYKDLYRATGGFNNTHLLGIGGFGRVYKGVLPASEVEIAVKKVSHDSKQGIKEFIAEVVSIGRLQHRNLAPLLGYCRRKSELFLVYEYMSNGSVDKYLHGREGKPNLNWARRWHIIKGIASCLVYLHEEWEKVVIHRDIKASNVLLDSDMNGRLGDFGLARLYDHDTDPQTTHVVGTIGYLAPELGHTSKATPLTDVFAFGVFILEVTCGQRPVNNASLQESQVLLVERVLEQWSKESLLDTVDKRLEGNYDAAEACVALKLGLLCSHPFANARPSMREVMQYLEGDMPLPEMTPTDLSFQMMAIMQNGGFDQFIMAYPSSSASIESTSLISVGR from the exons ATGAAGTTCACCCTTGTCCACCTTCTCTTCATTTGCCTTAATCTAGTAGTCTACACCACCGGCGACGACCAATTCGTCTACTCCGGTTTCTCTGGCGCAAACCTCACCTTCGACGGCGCAGCCACGGTCACTCCAggcggcctcctccagctcaCCAACGGCACAGACCAGCAGAAAGGCCATGCTTTCTACCCGACTCCGCTGAACTTCACCAGGTCTCGTGGCGGAGAGGTGCAGTCCTTCTCGGCCTCCTTCGTGTTCGCCATCTTGTCCATCTACACCGACCTGAGCGCCCACGGCATGGCCTTGGTCGTGGCGTCGAGCAAGAACTTCTCCTCCGCTCTGCCTGGCCAGCTCCTTGGCCTCACGGACATCCAAAACAACGGCAACGACAGCAACCACTTCTTCGCCGTGGAGCTGGACACGATCCAAAACAAGGAGTACAACGACCTCAACGCCAACCATGCCGGCGCTAACGTCAACGGTCTCATATCGCTGCAGTCCTACTACGCCGGTTACTTCGATGACAAGGATGGTAACTTCCGCAACCTGAGTCTGATTAGCCGCCAGGCCATGCAAGTGTGGGTGGATTATGACCACAAGGTTGCGCAGATCGCTGTGACCATGGCTCCCATCAAGGTCGGCAGACCTGTAAAGCCATTGTTCACAGCCACCTACAACCTCACATCTGTGGTCACAGACGACGCATACGTCGGTTTCTCCTCTGCGACCGGCACATTCGACGTGCGACACTATGTACTTGGTTGGAGCTTTGCCATGAAcggccctgctccggccatcgaCATCTCCAAGCTACCAAATCTTCCGCGTGTAGGACCGAAGCCACGATCCAAG AGGCGTTTTAGGTACGCCGAGCTGCGGGAAGATTGGGAGGTTGAATTCGGGCCACGGCGATTCGCATACAAGGATTTGTACCGTGCAACCGGAGGTTTTAACAACACGCACCTGTTAGGAATTGGAGGATTCGGCAGGGTATACAAGGGTGTCCTTCCAGCGTCTGAGGTGGAGATTGCTGTGAAGAAGGTGTCACACGACTCAAAGCAGGGCATCAAGGAATTCATTGCAGAGGTGGTTAGCATAGGACGTCTCCAACACCGCAATCTTGCACCATTACTTGGTTACTGCCGACGAAAAAGTGAGTTGTTTCTGGTCTACGAGTACATGTCAAATGGAAGTGTTGACAAGTACCTGCACGGCAGAGAAGGCAAACCAAATCTGAATTGGGCTCGTAGGTGGCATATCATCAAAGGCATTGCATCATGCTTGGTCTACCTTCATGAAGAGTGGGAAAAAGTTGTAATCCATCGGGACATCAAAGCCAGCAATGTCCTCCTGGATAGCGACATGAACGGAAGGCTTGGTGACTTTGGCCTTGCAAGATTGTACGACCACGACACTGATCCGCAGACCACACATGTAGTTGGAACGATAGGATACCTAGCTCCAGAGCTAGGACACACTAGCAAAGCGACCCCTCTTACTGACGTATTTGCTTTTGGAGTATTCATTCTTGAAGTTACTTGTGGGCAGAGGCCTGTCAACAATGCGAGCTTACAGGAGAGCCAAGTGCTGCTGGTCGAACGGGTGCTCGAGCAATGGAGCAAGGAATCGCTCCTCGATACCGTGGATAAGCGGCTTGAGGGCAACTACGACGCTGCCGAGGCATGTGTGGCTCTCAAGCTAGGCCTGctatgctctcacccattcgcgaATGCAAGACCATCTATGCGGGAAGTGATGCAGTACCTTGAGGGGGACATGCCGCTGCCGGAGATGACACCGACGGATTTAAGTTTTCAGATGATGGCCATAATGCAGAATGGAGGATTTGACCAATTCATCATGGCATATCCTTCATCGTCAGCGAGTATTGAAAGCACGTCTCTAATTTCAGTTGGAAGGTGA